CTTTCGATCCACCACCCGCAAACATCGTCGGACGATCAGCAGCACATGCGCCGAACGACCAGTCTCACGCCGCCAGGATCGCCTCCTTGTCGGCAAATGTTTCTCCACGCCGCAGCACCGCCCAGGAGATCCGCGCCAGCTTGTTGGCAAAGGCGACGACCGCGACATTCTGATGCACGCGGGCGAGCAGCGTCGTCAGCCACCGCCCGAGCGACGTGTCGCGTTTGGCGACATGGGGGAGCGCCGCCCGCGCGCCATGGATGAGTTGCCTGCGCAAATATCGGTTGCCCCGCTTGCTGATCCCGAGCAGTTTCGGCTTGCCCCCCGTCGTCGCCTGACGGGGGACCAGGCCGAGCCAGGCCGCAAGATCGCGACCATGCTCGAACGTCTCGGCCTTTCCGATCGCCGCCAACAAGGCCGAAGCGATCAGGGCGCCGACGCCCGGTATTGTCGCCAGTCGCCGGGCGTCCTCGTTCTCTTTGGCGAAAGCCGTGAACTCCGCGTCGAAGGCGGCGATGCGCTTGTCCAGCTCGCGCCATTGCGTGCGAGCGTCGTCGACGAGCCTGTACATCCGGTCGCTCAAAGTGTGTCGGCCCCCTTCGTCCAGCATGACGGCGAGATAATCCGCGAGATGACGTTTACCCTTGGGAACGACGATTCCGCGCTCCAGAAGGATCGCCCGCAGTTGGTTGATCAGCGCCGTCCGTTCGCCGACCAGTCGGTCGCGAGACCGATGCAACGTCTGGATGTCGAGCTGATCCTGCGTTTTCAGTTCCACAAAGCGCATGGTCGGCCGCGTCGCCGCCTCGGCGATCCCTTCAGCGTCGCGATCGTCGTTCTTCTGCGCTTTCACATAGGGGCGAACATATTCGGGCGACATCAGCCGAACCTCGTGGCCATGAGCCGCGAAGACCCGCCCCAGATGATGAGCGCCGCAGCACGCTTCCATCGCGACGACACAGGCCGGCAGCTTCGCTGCCAAGCCGATCAGCGTCTCCCGCGTCGCCCGCCGCCGCATGACCACCGTCCCGGCCGCGTCGAAGCCAACGAGACTGCAAATATTCTTGCCGATGTCGATCCCGAGCACGGAAACCTTCGTCTTCATGACCAATCCCTCCGTTCTATCGCCGGCGAGCCTACTACGCCGGAAGGAGGGGCGGGCCATTCCATAAAAGTAGAGGCGCAGGGTCAGCTCTGGATCCCGAACGATCTCATTCTCCCTTCGTTTTTCTCGCCCGCCTGCGTCCCGGACCCGCGCCATCCGTCCCCCTCCGCTTCCGCGAGAATGGCGGCCGCAGCTTGTCCTGCACCCATGGCAGCAGGCGGATCGGGTGAGGCTGTAGATGCGCCGTCACGATCGGAATCTTCATGATGCTCGGCAGCATGTTGGCGAGCGCGATCGCATCGCAGTAGATTTCCTCGGTCGGGGTGGCGCCCGAATGCCCCATGATGTCGCTCCGAATCTCGCTATGAATCCCCTTCTGCTTCAATGAATTGCCGAAAGATTTGCGCATCGAATGGATGACCTTCTTGCGCTCCTTGGCGTCGGGAATGGCTTGGTGCAGCCCGTCGATCAGCTCGTCATAGAGCCGATCGCCCAGAGGTGACGAGGATGTCGGCGATTTGAGATCGGGGAAGACCATCTCATAGCCGAGTGCTCTCACGGCCGCGACATAATCGAGAAAGCCGAGGCGGATGAGCTCCGGGTGCAGAACGACCGAGCGTTCGGAATACAGATTTTTGATGCGCCGAATTTCGCTCGTTCTGATCTTTATATAGTGGAGGCGTTGTAACTTGCCGTCGATCACCGTGTCGACGTAGGCCACGTCACGGACGGAGAGGCCGCAGATCTCCTCGCGCCGCGCTCCGGTGTAGTGGAGCATGAGCGTCGCGAAATACAGCGCGCGGTGGAAGACGTGCGGGCCGGGGATCAATATCTCGTCGTCTTTCCAACCGGCGCAGCCGATAAAGAAGGCGAGGCGGAAGATGGCGCCGGCGTCGGCTTCGGTCAGGAGTCCACGCTTCGTGCGCCCGCGTTCCGTGGACTTGCGACGCATCAGCGTCATGTCGATGTCCCGGTCGAGCTTGTGGCCGCGGCTTCGAATATGGGCGAGGACCTGGCCCAGAAATGAAAAATGCCGATTGACCGTTCCGGCGACCAAGCCGCGCTCCGATGGCGGCTTGGCCGCGCCGATCGCGCGAAGCTGATCGAGCGTCCGGTGATTGTCTCGCGGGCTGCGGCCGTAGCTCTTGGCGACAGCGCCGAAGAGGTCGTCGAGATCGCCCAGGTGCTTCTGGTGGATGTCTTCGAACTCGACGACGCCCTGCTCGAGGAGGAGCCTCGCGAAAAGCCGCGAAATCTGAGGCGCCTGACGCTGGGATTTCGTGTCCCAGGCCTTGGCGTCCGCATTCTTCTGGATGACCCCCTCGGCGAGCACGACGAATGGATGCTCGTCGAGCGTCAACGGCTTCGTTCTCGCCGCCTTGGCGGGACTCGGCGTGGGCGCGGGGTCGGCAGGCGGCGGCGCATGTTCGTTTCGGGCGCCTTCGGCCGTCGCGGCCGCTTCTCGAGGGACCACAATCGGGGATGAGG
The sequence above is a segment of the Methylosinus sp. PW1 genome. Coding sequences within it:
- a CDS encoding IS110 family transposase, which produces MKTKVSVLGIDIGKNICSLVGFDAAGTVVMRRRATRETLIGLAAKLPACVVAMEACCGAHHLGRVFAAHGHEVRLMSPEYVRPYVKAQKNDDRDAEGIAEAATRPTMRFVELKTQDQLDIQTLHRSRDRLVGERTALINQLRAILLERGIVVPKGKRHLADYLAVMLDEGGRHTLSDRMYRLVDDARTQWRELDKRIAAFDAEFTAFAKENEDARRLATIPGVGALIASALLAAIGKAETFEHGRDLAAWLGLVPRQATTGGKPKLLGISKRGNRYLRRQLIHGARAALPHVAKRDTSLGRWLTTLLARVHQNVAVVAFANKLARISWAVLRRGETFADKEAILAA
- a CDS encoding DUF6538 domain-containing protein, producing MPAIPHVVRRGAFYYWRRRLPSALAESRNSATLILGLRTSNPGRARYLAGQISALADRCFFPAAMTSRLSQQQIQKVFRIVFTQHLDKLEAVAARERTENDFDPEKSRRSERVMGHVYRLLETRGRAAAVDERSAAQMAAQGMGPDEIAEIAFMLDLMQRQNVAAEKQERLATLVEEVGGEPNPMNLALAQETVYRAFAEANFQSERRHDGVRVEIEKTIADILKDHAKAPRDSVDHAETRLVVAPLASSPIVVPREAAATAEGARNEHAPPPADPAPTPSPAKAARTKPLTLDEHPFVVLAEGVIQKNADAKAWDTKSQRQAPQISRLFARLLLEQGVVEFEDIHQKHLGDLDDLFGAVAKSYGRSPRDNHRTLDQLRAIGAAKPPSERGLVAGTVNRHFSFLGQVLAHIRSRGHKLDRDIDMTLMRRKSTERGRTKRGLLTEADAGAIFRLAFFIGCAGWKDDEILIPGPHVFHRALYFATLMLHYTGARREEICGLSVRDVAYVDTVIDGKLQRLHYIKIRTSEIRRIKNLYSERSVVLHPELIRLGFLDYVAAVRALGYEMVFPDLKSPTSSSPLGDRLYDELIDGLHQAIPDAKERKKVIHSMRKSFGNSLKQKGIHSEIRSDIMGHSGATPTEEIYCDAIALANMLPSIMKIPIVTAHLQPHPIRLLPWVQDKLRPPFSRKRRGTDGAGPGRRRARKTKGE